Proteins from one Camelina sativa cultivar DH55 chromosome 8, Cs, whole genome shotgun sequence genomic window:
- the LOC104706508 gene encoding NDR1/HIN1-like protein 12: MKERECDHHDEYDERKRRRVIWALLGLIVVAAFVVFLVWAILHPHGPRFVLQDVTINDFNVSQPNYLTSNLQVTLSSRNPNDKIGIFYDRLDIYASYRNQEVTIARLLPTTYQGHLEVTVWSPVLIGTAVSVAPYLSPALDEDLMAGLVLLNIKIDGWVRWKVGSWVSCSYRLHVNCPAYINVPRQLVGGVGPAMKYQLVQRCAVDV; encoded by the exons ATGAAGGAGAGAGAGTGCGACCACCATGACGAATATGACGAGAGGAAGAGGAGACGCGTAATATGGGCGTTGCTAGGCCTAATCGTTGTGGCTGCGTTTGTGGTTTTCTTGGTCTGGGCTATACTTCACCCGCACGGACCGCGTTTCGTCCTCCAAGACGTAACCATTAACGACTTCAACGTCTCCCAGCCAAATTACCTCACTTCGAATCTTCAGGTTACTCTCTCTTCTCGCAACCCAAACGACAAGATCGGAATTTTCTATGACCGTCTAGACATCTATGCCTCATACCGGAACCAAGAG GTGACGATTGCGAGGCTATTGCCGACAACGTATCAAGGACATCTGGAAGTTACGGTGTGGTCACCGGTTCTGATTGGCACCGCCGTTTCGGTGGCTCCTTACCTGTCTCCGGCACTGGACGAAGACCTAATGGCCGGGTTGGTGCTTCTCAACATCAAGATAGATGGTTGGGTTAGGTGGAAAGTGGGCTCGTGGGTCTCCTGCAGTTATCGCCTCCACGTTAATTGTCCGGCGTACATTAACGTGCCCCGCCAGTTAGTCGGCGGCGTTGGTCCGGCGATGAAGTACCAGCTTGTTCAGCGATGTGCTGTTGACGTATGA
- the LOC104706511 gene encoding LOW QUALITY PROTEIN: transcription repressor OFP10 (The sequence of the model RefSeq protein was modified relative to this genomic sequence to represent the inferred CDS: deleted 1 base in 1 codon) — translation MLNLQAKLKKKVPLLTNFPTPTSSLNNLNLLVFSSILVKKRKEMHWKKKMKYILKTIFNPIFMACRSGCGSTVRPSSHSHYTPGLPVSPTVLRSPCPKIDESVAMAKESNNPFEDYKKSMNQMIEERYIETEDDLKELLRCFLDINPSPQHNLIVRAFVDVCSHLRPPHDRRGKSLGKLLRLYVNNPLDKNNDDDEDDLHPTSSCDMRMKN, via the exons ATGCTGAATCTCCAagctaagttaaaaaaaaaggttcctCTTTTAACAAACTTCCCCACACCAACTTCCTCACTCAATAATCTCAACTTG CTTGTCTTCTCTTCCATCttggtaaaaaaaagaaaagaaatgcattggaaaaagaagatgaagtatataCTCAAAACCATATTCAACCCCATCTTCATGGCCTGCCGTAGTGGTTGCGGCTCTACCGTCCGGCCTTCCTCTCACAGCCATTACACCCCGGGGCTTCCGGTTTCTCCTACGGTTTTACGCAGTCCATGTCCTAAGATCGACGAGAGCGTCGCGATGGCTAAGGAGTCAAACAACCCCTTCGAAGATTACAAGAAGTCGATGAATCAGATGATCGAAGAGAGATATATCGAGACGGAAGACGATCTTAAGGAGCTTCTAAGGTGTTTCCTGGACATAAACCCTTCTCCTCAACACAATCTCATCGTCCGGGCTTTTGTAGATGTCTGTTCACATCTCCGGCCACCACACGACCGCCGTGGGAAGTCGCTTGGGAAATTGCTTCGCTTATACGTTAATAATCCTCTTGATAagaataatgatgatgatgaagacgactTACACCCAACCTCCTCATGTGACATGAGAATGAAGAACTGA
- the LOC104706509 gene encoding uncharacterized protein LOC104706509: MGNKATTVKEEREVIHLKVVPPLDKVFLRWLARDLQRVHGFKPSNNTRAITPPDSYIGFMRLNGSLDVDLDDPALAHLFK, from the coding sequence ATGGGTAACAAAGCTACAACTGTGAAAGAAGAACGGGAAGTGATCCACTTGAAGGTTGTACCTCCATTGGACAAAGTTTTTCTGCGCTGGCTTGCCAGAGATCTCCAGAGAGTTCATGGATTCAAACCGAGTAACAACACTCGTGCGATCACGCCTCCGGATAGCTACATTGGGTTCATGCGTTTAAATGGATCCCTTGATGTGGATTTAGATGACCCTGCTCTTGCCCATTTGTTCAAGTGA
- the LOC104706510 gene encoding transcription factor E2FB, with amino-acid sequence MSEEPQQFPPSKRQHHPSLASMKPPLVAPGEYHRFDSAETRLAGGGAAPSAAADHAVSDSIVIKSTLKRKTDAVNQIAEPNELSTCVLQTPVSGKGGKAKKTSRSAKSNKSGTLASGSNAGSPGSNFAQAGTCRYDSSLGLLTKKFINLIKQAEDGILDLNNAADTLEVQKRRIYDITNVLEGIGLIEKTLKNRIQWKGLDVSKPGETIENIANLQDEVRNLTVEEAKLDDQIRESQDRLTSLSEDENNKRLLFVTEDDIKNLPCFQNKTLIAVKAPHGTTLEVPDPDEAGGYSQRRYRIILRSTMGPIDVYLVSQFEESFEDIPHADERSNAPAEPSSIPDEPSNLPSTSGLPENHDVAMPMEEDSTGRKMEIQELDDTQRVYSDIESHDFVDGIMKIVPPDLDMGVDYWLRSEVGEVSITDLWPDESGPDWNHMGSFDQNHAGPSNTTLDQPQTPSRPTPEDSTATRSTGS; translated from the exons ATGTCGGAGGAACCTCAGCAATTCCCACCTTCTAAGCGGCAGCATCATCCTTCTCTGGCTTCTATGAAGCCTCCGTTAGTTGCTCCCGGCGAGTATCACCGCTTTGATTCCGCGGAGACTCGTCTAGCTGGAGGAGGAGCTGCTccttctgctgctgctgatcACGCCGTCTCTGACTCGATTGTTATTAAATCTACT CTGAAGCGTAAGACAGATGCGGTAAACCAAATAGCTGAGCCCAATGAATTGAGTACCTGTGTTCTCCAAACACCTGTGTCAGGTAAAGGAGGGAAGGCCAAAAAAACTTCTAGGTCTGCCAAGTCTAATAAATCTGGAACGCTAGCTTCTGGTTCTAATGCAG GTTCTCCTGGAAGTAACTTTGCACAGGCCGGTACTTGTCGTTATGATAGTTCACTAG GTCTTTTGACAAAGAAATTTATCAATTTGATAAAACAAGCAGAGGATGGTATTCTTGATTTAAACAACGCAGCTGATACTTTAGAG GTACAAAAGAGACGGATATACGATATAACCAATGTGTTAGAAGGAATAGGTTTGATTGAGAAGACGCTCAAGAACAGGATTCAGTGGAA GGGTCTCGATGTCTCAAAACCTGGAGAAACAATTGAAAACATAGCTAACCTACAG GATGAAGTACGTAATCTCACAGTTGAGGAGGCAAAACTAGATGACCAAATCAG AGAATCACAAGACAGACTAACAAGCTTGAGTGAGGATGAAAACAACAAAAG GTTACTGTTTGTCACCGAAGACGACATTAAAAACCTACCATGCTTCCAG AATAAGACGCTGATAGCTGTGAAGGCACCACATGGAACAACTCTTGAGGTGCCAGATCCTGATGAG GCTGGTGGTTATTCTCAGAGGAGATATAGAATAATTCTGAGAAGCACAATGGGACCAATAGACGTGTACCTAGTCAG TCAATTCGAAGAGAGTTTTGAGGACATTCCTCACGCTGATGAACGTTCCAATGCTCCTGCTGAGCCTTCAAGTATTCCTGATGAACCCTCAAATCTTCCATCAACATCTGGTCTCCCTGAGAACCATGATGTAGCCATGCCAATGGAAGAGGACAGCACCGGAAGAAAGATGGAAATACAGGAACTTGATGATACTCAAAGAGTTTACTCTGACATCGAATCTCATGACTTTGTTGATGGTATCATGAAGATTGTTCCTCCAGATTTGGAT ATGGGTGTAGATTACTGGCTTCGATCAGAGGTAGGTGAAGTCAGCATCACAGACTTGTGGCCAGATGAAT CTGGACCGGACTGGAACCATATGGGTTCATTTGATCAAAACCATGCTGGACCGAGCAACACAACCTTGGACCAGCCACAAACTCCATCACGCCCAACGCCAGAAGATTCCACTGCTACGAGATCAACAGGTAGCTGA